One segment of Pseudodesulfovibrio sp. 5S69 DNA contains the following:
- a CDS encoding 4Fe-4S dicluster domain-containing protein, whose amino-acid sequence MASSIDDLKSAIKKALPELDMVIAWAAGPDPLSHTPLFITDEADVERIEWDPRCSQNLAGYLPGLRGKKVGIVVKGCDARSLVELLQEKLIDREDVTIFGLHCTGAVDARPVRKALGSTRGLESVAVDGGTARFTVAGEAKTLPLAEALQKKCFTCTGADAEVCDHFIGEHGQPPQVTETPTTTLEELEAMSMEERLHFWEDQMTRCIRCYACRSACPLCVCQDHCAAQSREPHWVDQTDHPREKLMFQAIHALHTAGRCTECGECERACPMGLPIMTLKQALNRSIQDLFDYRAGTDPDQAPPLFEFREEEKNIKEREW is encoded by the coding sequence ATGGCATCATCCATAGATGATTTGAAATCCGCGATAAAGAAGGCGCTGCCCGAGCTTGACATGGTCATTGCCTGGGCAGCGGGCCCCGATCCCCTGAGCCACACCCCGCTGTTCATCACCGACGAGGCGGACGTCGAGCGCATCGAGTGGGACCCCCGCTGTTCCCAGAACCTGGCTGGCTACCTGCCCGGCCTGCGCGGCAAGAAGGTCGGCATCGTGGTCAAGGGCTGCGATGCCCGCTCCCTGGTCGAACTGCTCCAGGAAAAGCTCATCGACCGCGAGGACGTGACCATCTTCGGCCTGCACTGCACCGGGGCCGTGGACGCCCGTCCGGTGCGCAAGGCCCTGGGGTCGACCCGCGGCCTGGAATCCGTGGCCGTCGACGGCGGAACCGCCCGGTTCACCGTGGCCGGCGAAGCCAAGACCCTGCCCCTGGCCGAAGCGCTCCAGAAGAAATGCTTCACCTGCACCGGGGCCGACGCCGAGGTCTGCGACCACTTCATCGGCGAGCACGGCCAGCCTCCCCAGGTGACCGAGACCCCGACCACGACCCTGGAGGAGCTGGAGGCCATGAGCATGGAAGAGCGGCTCCACTTCTGGGAAGACCAGATGACCCGCTGCATCCGCTGCTACGCCTGCCGGTCGGCGTGTCCCCTGTGCGTGTGCCAGGACCACTGCGCGGCCCAGAGCCGCGAGCCCCACTGGGTGGATCAGACCGACCACCCCAGGGAAAAGCTCATGTTCCAGGCCATCCACGCGCTGCACACGGCCGGGCGCTGCACCGAATGCGGCGAATGCGAACGGGCCTGCCCCATGGGGCTGCCCATCATGACCCTGAAGCAGGCCCTCAACCGCAGCATCCAGGATCTC
- a CDS encoding zinc resistance protein, with amino-acid sequence MKKTFLTLALVAAVALVSANAMAWGMHGQRGNGYGNGYGMQYNNQVDSKAYQDFLNSTADLRASISADRAEVAALMAGQNPDAKQVRALTEHINKNITALNEKAAALGLPGQGFMGRGMMNGRGMMGFNGYGRGFNCPAR; translated from the coding sequence ATGAAGAAGACTTTTCTGACTCTCGCACTGGTCGCGGCCGTCGCCCTGGTTTCCGCCAACGCAATGGCCTGGGGCATGCACGGGCAGCGCGGAAACGGCTACGGCAACGGTTACGGCATGCAGTACAACAACCAGGTCGATTCCAAGGCGTATCAGGATTTTCTGAACTCCACCGCCGACCTGCGCGCCTCGATCAGCGCGGACAGGGCCGAAGTGGCGGCGCTCATGGCCGGCCAGAACCCGGACGCCAAGCAGGTGCGCGCCCTGACGGAGCACATCAACAAGAACATCACCGCCCTCAATGAAAAGGCTGCCGCGCTGGGACTGCCCGGCCAGGGTTTCATGGGACGCGGCATGATGAACGGTCGGGGTATGATGGGCTTCAACGGATACGGCCGCGGTTTCAACTGCCCCGCCAGGTAG
- a CDS encoding sigma-54-dependent transcriptional regulator, with translation MANGYKVLVIDDEESILRLLEHELTTEERTVDTAASAAAGLEKFSKGHYDVVVSDIRLPDGDGLDMLVQFKTAYPDIEVVLITGHGNIDNAVEAMRIGAYDYLTKPFHLDRVELVIERAYQRVCLQRENRSFRHSNQTVAASKLIGNSAPIKQIKYLISRVAPTDVAVLITGESGVGKDVVAHSIQEQSERNERPFIVKNCATLQKELMRSELFGHTRGSFTGATDSRDGLMTYADTGTLFLDEIGELPLEVQGALLRVLEAKMYRRMGEKNERHVDIRFLFATSRNLAEEVEAGRFNEALYHRINVFNIPVPPLCRRKEDIPLLVEHFLGRMSIAMRRERLTITDKAVQCLTHYDWPGNIRELRNVLERSIILAEGGVITNQALPRELVEHVAEQGGTVFSLEEMEREHIQRALQFYDGNRLQAAKALGIGRKTLYRKIEKFGLG, from the coding sequence ATGGCTAACGGCTACAAGGTCCTGGTCATCGACGACGAGGAATCGATCCTCCGGCTGCTCGAACACGAACTGACCACCGAGGAACGGACCGTGGACACGGCCGCGTCGGCCGCCGCCGGGCTGGAGAAATTTTCCAAGGGGCACTACGACGTCGTGGTCTCGGACATCCGTCTGCCGGACGGCGACGGTCTGGACATGCTCGTGCAGTTCAAGACGGCCTACCCCGACATCGAAGTGGTGCTGATCACCGGGCACGGCAACATCGACAACGCGGTCGAGGCCATGCGCATCGGTGCGTACGACTATCTGACCAAGCCCTTTCATCTCGACCGGGTGGAACTGGTCATCGAGCGGGCCTACCAGCGGGTCTGCCTCCAGCGCGAGAACCGCAGCTTCCGGCACTCGAACCAGACCGTGGCCGCCTCCAAGCTGATCGGGAACTCCGCGCCCATCAAACAAATAAAATATCTCATCAGCCGGGTCGCTCCCACGGACGTGGCCGTGCTGATCACCGGCGAAAGCGGCGTGGGCAAGGACGTGGTGGCCCACTCCATCCAGGAGCAGAGCGAACGCAACGAACGGCCGTTCATCGTCAAGAACTGCGCCACGCTGCAAAAGGAGCTCATGCGCAGCGAGCTGTTCGGGCACACGCGCGGCTCCTTTACCGGGGCCACGGACAGTCGCGACGGACTGATGACCTACGCCGACACCGGCACCCTTTTCCTGGACGAGATCGGCGAGCTGCCCCTGGAGGTCCAGGGGGCGCTGCTCAGGGTGCTGGAGGCCAAGATGTACCGCCGCATGGGCGAGAAGAACGAACGCCACGTGGACATCCGCTTCCTGTTCGCCACCAGCCGGAACCTGGCCGAAGAGGTCGAGGCGGGACGGTTCAACGAGGCCCTGTACCACCGCATCAACGTCTTCAACATCCCGGTCCCCCCGCTCTGTAGGCGCAAGGAGGACATCCCCCTGCTGGTGGAACATTTCCTCGGCCGCATGAGCATCGCCATGCGCCGGGAGCGGCTGACCATCACGGACAAGGCCGTGCAGTGCCTGACGCACTATGACTGGCCCGGCAACATCCGCGAGCTGCGCAACGTGCTGGAGCGGAGCATTATCCTGGCGGAAGGGGGCGTGATCACCAACCAGGCCCTGCCGCGGGAACTGGTCGAGCACGTGGCGGAACAGGGCGGCACCGTCTTCTCCCTGGAGGAGATGGAACGCGAGCACATCCAGCGCGCCCTCCAGTTCTACGACGGCAACCGGCTCCAGGCGGCCAAGGCCCTGGGCATAGGCCGCAAGACCCTGTACCGGAAGATCGAGAAGTTCGGACTGGGATAG
- a CDS encoding hydrogenase iron-sulfur subunit, with amino-acid sequence MSVNEGKELRIIGFLCNWCSYAGADTAGVGRFAQPTDLRIVRLPCTGRINPLFIVRAFMNGADGVLVSGCHPRDCHYSEGNFYARRRLEVLKALLPVIGVDPGRFEYTWVSASEGQRWRSVVTSFTEQVHALGPMPGFKSGTSLDMCLCHLDQPQVR; translated from the coding sequence ATGTCTGTAAACGAAGGAAAGGAACTGCGAATCATCGGATTCCTTTGCAACTGGTGCTCCTACGCGGGCGCCGATACCGCCGGCGTGGGCCGGTTCGCCCAGCCCACGGACCTGCGCATCGTCAGGCTGCCCTGCACAGGACGCATCAACCCGCTGTTCATCGTCCGCGCGTTCATGAACGGCGCCGACGGCGTGCTCGTTTCCGGCTGCCATCCCCGGGACTGCCACTACTCCGAAGGCAACTTCTACGCCCGTCGGCGGCTTGAGGTCCTCAAGGCCCTGCTGCCCGTCATCGGCGTCGATCCCGGTCGCTTCGAATACACCTGGGTTTCGGCCTCCGAGGGCCAGCGTTGGCGGTCCGTGGTCACCAGCTTCACCGAACAGGTGCACGCGCTGGGCCCCATGCCCGGCTTCAAGTCCGGGACCAGCCTGGACATGTGCCTGTGCCACCTGGACCAACCCCAGGTCCGTTAA
- a CDS encoding iron-containing alcohol dehydrogenase, whose amino-acid sequence MLITKFAIPEVIFGNGSIKYLAPCARRLGAKRVLLVSDPGVEKAGWVEVVMDLLRKDAIECVYFNEVSSNPRDVQVHKGAELYIENGADVIVGIGGGSPIDAAKGISTIVGNGGKIRDYEGANKIMRPLPPMIFIPSTAGSGSDVSQFCIITDIERQVKMSIISRSLVPNLSIIDPMILATKSRELIAASAVDALAHAVESYVSRMASPFSEPQSMQAIQLFMENVREAVDSKSLEALKNLSIASTAAGMAFSNAGLGIAHSLAHSIGGRFDVLHGMVHPVLLPSVMRFNLMSRPKKLARVGYQVTGIQCKSEEAQALKGIEYLEKLFLDLGATCRLNDMLPNDNELELLCHKALADACTLTNPREATCEDLMSICEAAW is encoded by the coding sequence ATGCTCATCACCAAATTCGCCATTCCGGAAGTCATCTTCGGCAACGGCAGCATAAAATATCTTGCGCCCTGCGCTCGTCGTCTCGGGGCCAAGCGGGTCCTGCTGGTCAGCGACCCCGGAGTCGAAAAGGCGGGCTGGGTCGAAGTCGTCATGGACCTGCTGCGCAAGGACGCCATCGAATGCGTCTACTTCAACGAGGTCAGTTCCAATCCCCGCGACGTGCAGGTCCACAAGGGAGCGGAGCTGTATATCGAAAACGGCGCCGACGTCATCGTCGGCATCGGCGGGGGCAGCCCCATCGACGCGGCCAAGGGGATCTCCACCATCGTGGGCAACGGCGGCAAGATCAGGGATTACGAGGGCGCCAACAAGATCATGCGCCCCCTGCCGCCCATGATCTTCATCCCCTCCACCGCGGGCAGCGGCTCGGACGTCTCCCAGTTCTGCATCATCACCGACATCGAGCGGCAGGTGAAGATGTCCATCATCAGCCGCTCGCTGGTGCCCAACCTGTCCATCATCGACCCCATGATCCTGGCCACCAAGAGCCGGGAGTTGATCGCGGCCTCGGCCGTGGACGCCCTGGCCCACGCCGTGGAATCCTACGTCTCCCGAATGGCCTCGCCCTTTTCCGAGCCCCAGTCCATGCAGGCCATCCAACTGTTCATGGAGAACGTCCGCGAGGCCGTGGACTCGAAATCCCTGGAAGCGCTCAAGAACCTGAGCATCGCCAGCACGGCGGCGGGCATGGCCTTCAGTAACGCGGGCCTGGGAATCGCCCACTCCCTGGCCCATTCCATCGGCGGCCGGTTCGACGTTCTGCACGGCATGGTCCATCCTGTGCTGCTGCCCTCGGTCATGCGTTTCAACCTCATGTCCAGGCCGAAGAAGCTTGCCCGCGTGGGCTACCAGGTGACCGGGATACAGTGCAAGTCGGAGGAAGCGCAGGCCCTGAAGGGCATCGAATACCTCGAAAAACTGTTCCTGGATCTGGGCGCGACATGCCGCTTGAACGACATGCTGCCCAACGACAACGAACTCGAACTGCTCTGCCACAAGGCCCTGGCCGACGCCTGCACCCTGACCAACCCCCGCGAAGCGACCTGCGAGGACCTGATGAGCATATGCGAGGCTGCATGGTGA
- a CDS encoding SHOCT domain-containing protein: MFNCNWGFMHGFGSGWGMGGFGSIFNLLFIGVLIYLAYKFIQRPPRCSDGRQDRRDSLEILKRRYANGEISAEEFSKMRTVLKEE, translated from the coding sequence ATGTTCAATTGCAATTGGGGATTCATGCACGGCTTCGGTTCAGGTTGGGGAATGGGCGGCTTCGGCTCCATCTTCAACCTGCTCTTTATCGGCGTCCTCATCTACCTCGCCTACAAGTTCATTCAACGGCCCCCCCGCTGCTCCGATGGCCGCCAGGACAGGAGGGACTCCCTGGAAATCCTGAAGCGCCGATACGCCAACGGGGAAATCAGCGCCGAAGAGTTCAGCAAGATGCGGACGGTTCTGAAGGAAGAATAA
- a CDS encoding 4Fe-4S dicluster domain-containing protein: MPSSTKTFDSDFIAEVQRESEQDLALCYQCGNCTAGCPVSFAYDYPVNQIMRLVQAGKKQEALSSHAIWLCASCETCTTRCPNDIDVARIMDVLRHMARRENIVSEKAVSAFWKAFLESVEKHGRVFELGLMANYVGKTGKMFTDMDLAPMALRKGKLGLKAHDIKKLAEIRGIFDRYREQKQ, translated from the coding sequence ATGCCATCCAGCACGAAAACCTTTGATTCAGACTTCATTGCCGAGGTGCAGCGGGAAAGCGAGCAGGACCTCGCCCTGTGCTACCAATGCGGCAACTGCACCGCCGGGTGCCCGGTTTCCTTCGCCTATGACTACCCGGTCAACCAGATCATGCGCCTGGTCCAAGCCGGGAAAAAACAGGAAGCCCTGTCCTCTCATGCCATCTGGCTGTGCGCCTCCTGCGAGACCTGCACCACACGCTGCCCCAACGACATCGACGTGGCCAGGATCATGGACGTGCTGCGCCACATGGCCCGCCGGGAAAATATCGTCAGCGAGAAGGCGGTCAGCGCCTTCTGGAAGGCTTTCCTGGAGTCCGTGGAGAAACACGGCCGCGTCTTCGAGCTCGGCCTCATGGCCAACTACGTAGGCAAGACCGGCAAAATGTTCACCGACATGGATCTGGCTCCCATGGCCCTGCGCAAGGGCAAGCTGGGCCTGAAGGCGCACGACATCAAGAAATTAGCTGAAATCCGAGGGATCTTCGACCGCTATCGGGAGCAAAAACAATGA
- a CDS encoding two-component system sensor histidine kinase NtrB → MVSTAKTTLEDLMGIEHSKLNFFQELRQSIEKLTASHRESEDQRLEIAAILEGITDVMMVLSENLEIISVNHVFLDLFPGINPIGRYCYEVFRHTNYPCHECPAFRSLSTDAVCRETAIFRIGGRNRQFQMVAAPLKNPHLPQHRVLIFKRDVTMEKEYQAKFYQAEKMATTGMLAAGVAHEVNNPLAAVAGFAEGLKRRLPRLENKVDDDLYEDFKEYTDTILKECSRCQKIVQTLLTFSRPMVADFTQVCVNRVVKDTIRILQHHFKNHPKLKVSMSLAETLPMIYGDEAQLKQVALNLLTNAVDAIGEEGELCVSTTLHENGVRMAVSDSGCGIPEKNLDKLFEPFFTTKPVGKGIGIGLATCYHIVQDHGGEITVNSELGTGTCFSVTLPIGKRGRHG, encoded by the coding sequence ATGGTGAGTACCGCAAAAACGACACTCGAAGATCTCATGGGCATTGAGCACAGCAAGCTCAACTTCTTTCAGGAACTGCGCCAGAGCATCGAGAAGCTGACGGCCAGCCACCGGGAGTCCGAGGACCAGCGCCTCGAAATCGCGGCCATCCTCGAAGGCATCACCGACGTCATGATGGTCCTCTCCGAGAACCTGGAAATCATCTCGGTCAACCACGTCTTCCTGGACCTCTTTCCGGGCATCAACCCCATCGGCAGGTACTGCTACGAGGTCTTCCGGCACACCAACTATCCGTGCCACGAATGTCCGGCGTTCAGGTCGCTGAGCACCGACGCCGTCTGCCGGGAGACCGCCATCTTCCGCATCGGCGGGCGCAACCGCCAGTTCCAGATGGTCGCGGCCCCCCTGAAGAACCCCCACCTGCCGCAACACCGGGTGCTCATCTTCAAGCGCGACGTGACCATGGAAAAGGAATACCAGGCCAAGTTCTACCAGGCCGAGAAGATGGCCACCACCGGCATGCTGGCCGCGGGCGTGGCCCACGAGGTCAACAATCCCCTGGCCGCGGTGGCCGGGTTCGCGGAGGGGCTCAAGCGCCGCCTCCCCCGGCTGGAAAACAAGGTGGACGACGACCTCTACGAGGACTTCAAGGAGTACACGGACACCATCCTCAAGGAGTGTTCGCGCTGCCAGAAGATCGTCCAGACCCTGCTGACCTTCAGCCGCCCCATGGTGGCCGATTTCACCCAGGTCTGCGTCAACCGAGTGGTCAAGGACACCATCCGCATCCTGCAGCACCACTTCAAGAACCACCCGAAGCTCAAGGTGTCCATGTCCCTGGCCGAGACCCTGCCCATGATCTACGGAGACGAGGCGCAGTTGAAGCAGGTCGCCCTGAACCTCCTGACCAACGCGGTGGACGCCATCGGGGAGGAAGGGGAGTTGTGCGTATCCACCACCCTCCACGAGAACGGCGTACGCATGGCGGTCAGCGACTCCGGCTGCGGCATCCCGGAGAAGAACCTGGACAAGCTCTTCGAGCCGTTCTTCACCACCAAGCCCGTGGGCAAGGGCATCGGCATCGGGCTGGCCACCTGCTACCATATCGTCCAGGACCACGGGGGCGAAATCACCGTCAACAGCGAACTGGGCACCGGGACCTGTTTCTCGGTGACCCTGCCGATAGGGAAACGAGGCCGACATGGCTAA
- a CDS encoding CoB--CoM heterodisulfide reductase iron-sulfur subunit B family protein — protein sequence MSLSYAYYPGCSGLGTSLEYDTSTRALCRSLGIELVEIPDWNCCGSTPAHAVDHLLSACLVGRNLGIADDMAEERKLDGIITPCPSCLKNLKTTQHRLADPEFHRKVELVVGRTLKAELPIKSVLQVVVEDLGIQALAKLVKEPLKGLKVVPYYGCIMVRPPQIMQFDDPENPMALDNLLAELGAEVLPFPLKTDCCGASLGTTRKDVIAKLSGRVLDAAEEAGADAIVTACPLCQMNLDMRQSQINRANHSGHNMPVFYYSQLAGLAAGQGETSTMLDKLCVSPRPLLAALAGHTGEGA from the coding sequence ATGAGTCTGAGTTACGCGTATTATCCGGGATGTTCGGGACTCGGCACCTCGCTCGAGTACGACACCTCCACCCGCGCCCTGTGCCGGAGCCTCGGCATCGAACTGGTGGAAATCCCCGACTGGAACTGCTGCGGGTCCACCCCGGCGCACGCCGTCGACCACCTGCTGTCCGCCTGCCTGGTGGGCCGCAACCTGGGCATCGCCGACGACATGGCCGAAGAGCGCAAGCTGGACGGCATCATCACCCCCTGTCCCAGTTGCCTGAAGAATCTCAAGACCACCCAGCACCGCCTGGCCGATCCCGAATTCCACCGCAAGGTGGAACTGGTCGTGGGGCGGACCCTCAAGGCCGAGTTGCCCATCAAGTCCGTGCTCCAGGTGGTGGTCGAGGACCTGGGCATCCAGGCCCTGGCCAAGTTGGTCAAGGAGCCGCTCAAGGGCCTGAAGGTGGTCCCGTACTACGGCTGCATCATGGTCCGCCCGCCGCAGATCATGCAGTTCGACGACCCGGAGAACCCCATGGCCCTGGACAACCTGCTGGCCGAGCTGGGGGCCGAGGTCCTGCCCTTCCCGCTGAAGACCGACTGTTGCGGCGCTTCCCTGGGGACCACCCGCAAGGACGTCATCGCCAAGCTTTCCGGGCGCGTCCTGGATGCGGCCGAGGAGGCCGGGGCCGACGCCATCGTCACCGCCTGCCCCCTGTGCCAGATGAACCTGGACATGCGCCAGTCGCAGATCAACCGCGCCAATCACAGCGGGCACAACATGCCCGTCTTCTATTATTCGCAACTTGCCGGCCTTGCCGCCGGGCAGGGCGAGACGAGCACCATGCTGGACAAGCTCTGCGTCAGTCCGCGTCCCCTGCTCGCCGCACTGGCCGGGCACACCGGAGAGGGGGCCTAA
- a CDS encoding CoB--CoM heterodisulfide reductase iron-sulfur subunit A family protein: MNIGVFVCHCGSNIAGTVDTEAVAKAALGFREVVFATDTMYACSEPGQAGIVDAIKEYDLDGVVVASCTPRMHEATFRRTLERAGLNKYMFEMANIREHVSWVGKDKEANTRKAGELVHMAVEKLRRNDYLQAGEFEINKRVMVIGGGVAGIQAALDCADGGLEVILVEREPSIGGKMSKLDKTFPTVDCSSCILGPKMVDVAQHPNITLYTLSEVDSVKGFVGNFDVTVRRKAAYVDWDACTGCGECTTKCPSKKTPDRFNEFIGTTTAINIPFPQAIPKKASINADACIKLTKGKCGVCAKVCPTEAIRFDQQDELVTEQVGAIIAATGYDLFDFTKYGEYGGGRYPDVITSMQYERLLSASGPTEGHIKRPSDGAEPKDIVFIQCVGSRDKSIGRPYCSGFCCMYTAKQTILTKDHMPDSQSYVFYMDIRAPGKNYDEFTRRAMEEYGARYIRGRVSAIQPKNGRYLVKGADTLLGQQVEIEADLVVLAVGAEAAKGAGELAEKLRISYDPYGFFLEGHPKLKPVETNTAGIYLAGSCQGPKDIPSSVAQGDAAAAKVLALFSKDKLASDPQVSGVKLVRCIGCGKCESVCPFGAIEMIDFRGMTKASVIETVCQGCGVCTAACPQGAIQLSHFTDNQILAEVNTLCL; the protein is encoded by the coding sequence ATGAATATCGGAGTTTTCGTCTGCCATTGCGGCAGCAACATCGCCGGAACCGTGGATACCGAGGCCGTGGCCAAGGCGGCCCTGGGCTTCCGCGAGGTGGTCTTCGCCACGGACACCATGTACGCCTGTTCCGAGCCGGGACAGGCGGGCATCGTCGATGCCATCAAGGAGTACGACCTGGACGGCGTGGTGGTGGCCTCCTGCACCCCGCGCATGCACGAGGCGACTTTCCGGCGCACACTGGAGCGGGCGGGCCTGAACAAGTACATGTTCGAGATGGCCAACATCCGCGAGCACGTCTCCTGGGTCGGCAAGGACAAGGAGGCCAACACCCGCAAGGCCGGTGAACTGGTCCACATGGCCGTCGAAAAGCTGCGCCGCAACGACTACCTCCAGGCCGGTGAATTCGAGATCAACAAGCGGGTCATGGTCATCGGCGGCGGCGTGGCCGGCATCCAGGCCGCCCTCGACTGCGCCGACGGCGGGCTCGAAGTGATCCTGGTCGAGCGCGAGCCGAGCATCGGCGGCAAGATGTCCAAGCTCGACAAAACGTTCCCCACCGTGGACTGCTCCAGCTGCATCCTCGGCCCCAAGATGGTCGACGTGGCCCAGCACCCGAACATCACCCTGTACACCCTGTCCGAGGTGGATTCGGTCAAGGGGTTTGTCGGCAACTTCGACGTCACCGTGCGACGCAAGGCCGCCTACGTGGACTGGGACGCCTGCACCGGCTGTGGCGAATGCACCACCAAGTGCCCGAGCAAGAAGACCCCGGACCGCTTCAACGAATTCATCGGCACCACCACGGCCATCAATATTCCCTTTCCCCAGGCCATTCCCAAAAAGGCGAGCATCAACGCCGACGCCTGCATCAAGCTGACCAAGGGCAAGTGCGGCGTCTGCGCCAAGGTCTGCCCGACCGAGGCCATCCGCTTCGACCAGCAGGACGAACTGGTCACCGAGCAGGTGGGCGCGATCATCGCGGCCACGGGCTACGACCTGTTCGACTTCACCAAATACGGCGAATACGGCGGCGGCCGCTACCCGGACGTGATCACGTCCATGCAATATGAGCGGCTGCTCTCCGCCTCCGGTCCCACCGAGGGCCACATAAAGCGGCCCTCCGACGGCGCCGAGCCCAAGGACATCGTCTTCATCCAGTGCGTGGGCTCCCGCGACAAATCCATCGGCCGCCCCTACTGCTCCGGCTTCTGCTGCATGTACACGGCCAAGCAGACCATCCTGACCAAGGACCACATGCCCGACTCCCAGTCCTACGTCTTCTACATGGACATCCGTGCGCCCGGAAAGAACTACGACGAGTTCACCCGGCGGGCCATGGAGGAGTACGGCGCCCGGTACATCCGGGGCAGGGTCTCCGCCATCCAGCCGAAGAACGGCCGCTACCTGGTCAAGGGCGCGGACACGCTGCTCGGCCAGCAGGTGGAGATCGAAGCCGACCTGGTCGTTCTCGCCGTGGGGGCCGAGGCCGCCAAGGGCGCGGGCGAACTGGCCGAGAAGCTGCGCATCTCGTACGATCCCTACGGATTCTTCCTGGAGGGCCACCCCAAGCTCAAGCCGGTCGAGACCAACACCGCGGGCATCTACCTGGCGGGATCCTGCCAGGGGCCCAAGGACATCCCGTCCTCGGTGGCCCAGGGCGACGCGGCCGCGGCCAAGGTCCTGGCCCTGTTCTCCAAGGACAAGCTGGCCAGCGATCCCCAGGTCTCGGGCGTCAAGCTGGTGCGCTGCATCGGCTGCGGCAAGTGTGAATCGGTCTGTCCCTTCGGGGCCATCGAGATGATCGATTTCCGCGGCATGACCAAAGCCTCGGTCATCGAGACCGTGTGCCAGGGCTGCGGCGTATGCACGGCCGCCTGCCCGCAGGGCGCCATCCAGCTCAGCCACTTCACCGACAACCAGATACTCGCCGAGGTGAACACCTTATGTCTGTAA
- a CDS encoding iron-containing alcohol dehydrogenase: MAVTEQVNGFFIPSVTLIGIGAHKEIPAKIKALGSKKPLLVTDKGITACGITQQIVDLLKSQKMNCVVYDETIPNPTDKNVHDGVKVYQDNKCDSLITLGGGSSHDCGKGIGLVVANGGKIHDYEGVDKSTNPMPPYIAVNTTAGTASEMTRFCIITDTSRKVKMAIVDWRVTPGIALDDPLLMMGMPPALTAATGMDALTHAVEAYVSTIATPMTDACAEKAIRLVFKFLRRAVANGSDIEAREGMCYAQYLAGMAFNNASLGHVHAMAHQLGGFYDLPHGECNAILLPHVEKFNLIARVERFAEMAEMMDQNIEGMSKRNAAELCLEAIKQLSSDVGIPAGLVELGKRYGKDVKIKDIKIMTENAQKDACGLTNPRCPKDMDVMAIYEAAM, translated from the coding sequence ATGGCAGTTACCGAACAAGTTAATGGCTTTTTCATTCCCAGCGTGACCCTCATCGGCATCGGCGCTCACAAGGAGATCCCGGCCAAGATCAAAGCTCTGGGCAGCAAAAAACCCCTGCTCGTGACTGACAAAGGCATCACCGCCTGCGGCATCACCCAGCAGATCGTCGACCTGCTCAAGAGCCAGAAGATGAACTGCGTGGTCTACGATGAGACCATCCCCAACCCCACCGACAAGAACGTCCACGACGGCGTGAAGGTCTACCAGGACAACAAATGCGACTCCCTGATCACCCTGGGCGGCGGCTCCTCCCACGACTGCGGTAAGGGCATCGGCCTGGTCGTTGCCAACGGCGGCAAGATCCACGACTACGAAGGCGTGGACAAGTCCACCAACCCCATGCCCCCGTACATTGCGGTGAACACCACCGCCGGAACCGCGTCCGAGATGACCCGCTTCTGCATCATCACCGACACCTCCCGCAAGGTGAAAATGGCCATCGTCGACTGGCGCGTCACCCCGGGCATCGCCCTGGACGACCCGCTGCTGATGATGGGCATGCCCCCGGCGCTGACAGCCGCCACCGGCATGGACGCCCTGACCCACGCCGTTGAGGCCTATGTTTCCACCATCGCCACCCCGATGACCGACGCCTGCGCCGAAAAGGCCATCCGCCTGGTCTTCAAGTTCCTGCGCCGCGCCGTTGCCAACGGCTCCGACATCGAAGCCCGCGAAGGCATGTGCTACGCCCAGTACCTGGCCGGTATGGCCTTCAACAACGCCAGCCTCGGCCACGTCCACGCCATGGCCCACCAGTTGGGCGGCTTCTACGACCTGCCGCACGGCGAATGCAACGCCATCCTCCTGCCCCACGTGGAGAAGTTCAACCTCATCGCCCGTGTCGAGCGGTTCGCCGAAATGGCCGAGATGATGGACCAGAACATCGAAGGCATGAGCAAGCGCAACGCCGCCGAGCTGTGCCTCGAAGCCATCAAGCAGCTCTCCTCCGACGTCGGCATCCCCGCCGGTCTGGTCGAACTCGGCAAGCGTTACGGCAAGGACGTCAAGATCAAGGACATCAAGATCATGACCGAAAACGCCCAGAAGGACGCCTGCGGCCTGACCAACCCCCGCTGCCCCAAGGACATGGACGTCATGGCCATCTACGAAGCAGCAATGTAG